Genomic DNA from Haloplanus sp. HW8-1:
AGGCTGTTGGCGAAACTCAGGCGGAGCCAGCCGGTGCCCGCTTCGCCGAAGCCGTCGCCGGGAGCGAGGACGACGCCGTACTCCCGGAGGAGGTGTTCGGCCATCTCGAGGCTCGTCCCCGGCAAATCCGGATCGAGGAAGGCGTAGAACGCGCCCTCCGGTCGGGGGCAGGCCAGGCCGTCGATGTCGGCGACGCGGTCGACGACGTAATCGCGTCGCTCGCGGAAGGCGTCGTACATCTCCTCGGCGGCGTCCTGGGGACCGGTCAGCGCTGCGAGCGCGGCGTGTTGGCTCACGCTCGGCGCACACGAGGTGGTCGATTCGTGGATCTTCGTCGCCTGATCGACGATGTCGGTCGTCCCCGCGAGCCACCCGACCCGCCACCCGGTCATGGCGTAGCGCTTCGAACAGGAGTTGACCGTGAGGACGTTCTCGGGGTTGCCCGTCATCGCGGCGACGCTCCGGGGATCGTCCTCGTAGGAGAGGCCGAGGTACACCTCGTCGGCGACGACGTAGGCGTCGTGGTCCGCGGCGGCGTCGACGACGGCGCGGACCGTCTCGGGGTCATACGTCCGCCCGGTGGGGTTGTTCGGCGAACAGAGGATCACCAGCGCCGTGTCGGGGCCGATGGCGTCGACGAGACGGTCGGCGTTGAGGTCGAACCCCGACTCCGCGGGCATGGGAACTGGCGCGGGGACCCCGTCGGCCAGTCGCGCTTGGACCCAGTAGTTGGGGAAGCCGGGCGTCGGGAAGACCACCTCGTCGCCGGCCGAGACGGTACAGAGCGCCGCGAGGTGGAGCGCCTCCATCCCGCCCGTGGTGACGATCACCTCGTCGGGGTCGACCCGAGTGCCGTAGTCCCTCGCCATGTGGTCGGCGATAGCATCGCGGAGCGCCGGGTTGCCGGCGTTGGTGGTGTAACTGGTGTGGCCGTCCCGTGCCGCCCTGCAGGCGGCGTCGGTGACGTGTGTGGGCGTGTCGAAGTCCGGGATGCCCACCTCCAGTCGCACGAGGTCGTCGTCGACTTCCTCCGCGATGTCGAACATGTAGCGGATGCTGGACCGCTCGACTGAACGCACGCGGTCGGTCGGACCGAGGGTCATAGTCGGGGGTGGCCCGGTGGGAGCAAAAGGAGTTCGGTCCCCGGTAGGTACATTCCGCCGCGGATCGATCACACTCCCGTGTCACTCCGACCGTACTTTTTCGGTGTCTACCACTGGCGCGAACGACTCGCTCGGATCGCCGCCGCGTCGGCCCTCGTCGCGGCCGCTATCGTCGCTTTCCGCCGCGGCGGGCGGACGCTCCGTGCCGTCGCCGTGGGGATCGGCACCGGCGCGCTCTACCGCGGTGGCGACGCGACACGCCGTCTCCTCTCGCCCCCGCCGTGGGCACTCGACCGGCCGAAGTACGACGCCCTCGGCTCGATCCTCCGGATCGACGACGCCGACCGCATCCTCGACGTGGGGTGTGGCACCGGCCGGTCGCTGGTGGGACTGGCGCCACACCTGCCCGACGACTGCGAGGTGGTCGGCTGCGACGTCTTCGACGACCGGGTGATCCTCGGCAACGGGCCGCGACTGGCGCGGTACAACGGCGCCCGCGCCGGCCTCGCGGTGTCGCCGGTGGCGGGCGACGCCTCGCGACTCCCCTTCGGTGACGAGGCGTTCGACGCCGTCACCGCCAGTCGGGTCCTCCACGACGTCCCCGAGGAGCATCGGGACGCGGCGTTCGCGGAACTCCGTCGGGTGTGTGCCGACGATGGGACCGTCGGACTGCTCGAACTGCCGGTCACGCCCGACGGGATCGACGATCACGAGGCGTACTGGCGGGGACGTCTCGACGACGCGGGGTTGGTCGTCGAACGGGTGGCGACCGTCGCACGGCCGACCCGCGAGGGGACCTACGTCGCGATCGTGGCGACGCCCGGGAGGACGTGATCGGCACGCCCGGAACCGGCGGGCTTTAGGGGTCCATGCTCCAGAGGACACGTATGAGCCACGAGGAGTTTCCCACGGATCGGCCAGCGGTGGTGACCTGTGGGTTGCCCTACGCCAACGGCGACCTCCACATCGGGCACCTGCGAACGTACGTCGGCGGCGACGTGTACGCCCGTGCGCTGCGCAAACTCGGCCAGGAGACGGCTTTCGTCTCGGGGTCGGACATGCACGGGACGCCGGTCGCGGTCAACGCAGAGCAGGAGGGCGTCTCCCCCGAGGCGTTCGCGCTCGAGTGGCACGAAACCTACGAGGCGACGTTCCCGAAGTTCGGGGTCGACTTCGACAACTACGGCCACACCCACGACGCGACGAACGTCGAGACGACGACGGAGCTCGTGCGGACCCTGGAGGAGAACGGTCACGTCTACGAGAAGGAGATCATGGTGGCCTACGACCCTGCGGAGGAGCAGTCGCTCCCGGACCGGTACGTCGAGGGCACCTGTCCCTACTGCGGGGCACGGGCCCGCGGCGACGAGTGCGACGAGGGCTGTGGTCGCCACCTCGAACCCGGCGAAATCGAAGACCCGGAGAGCACGATCACGGGCAATCCGGCCGAGTACCGCGAGCAGACTCACAAGTTCTTCCGAGTCTCGGACTTTCAGGAGTACCTCGGTGAGTTCATCGATCGCCTCGAGGGCACGCCGAACGCGAGGAACCAGCCCCGCGAGTGGATCGAGGGCGAACTCCGCGACTGGTGTATCACCCGCGACATGGACTGGGGCATCGACTACCCCAGCGAGGAGTCGGACCTCGTCCTCTACGTCTGGGTGGACGCCCCGATCGAGTACCTCTCGTCGACGAAACAGTACACCGAGCGCGTCGGCGCCGACGTCTTCGACTGGGCGGAGGCGTGGAAGGGTTCGCCGGACGAACACGGCGAGTCCGGCGGTGAAATCGTCCACGTCATCGGCCGCGACATCATCCAGCACCACACCGTCTTCTGGCCCGCCATGCTCCGTGGTGCCGACTACGACGAACCACGCGCCGTGATGGCAAGCGGGTTCATCACGCTCAACGGCGAGGGCTTTTCGACCTCCCGTAACCGCGCCGTGTGGGCCGACGAGTACCTCGACGAGGGGTTCGAACCGGACCTCCTGCGCTACTATCTCGCCACCAACGGCGGCTTCCAGCAGGACGTGGACTTCTCGTGGGAGCGGTTTCGCGAGCGCGTCAACAACGAACTCGTGGGGACGGTCGGCAACTTCGCCTACCGCTCCCTGCTGTTTGCCTACCGCGAGTTCGGCGGGACGCCCGACGCCGACCTCTCGCCCGAGGTTCGCGAGCGCATCGAGGACGCGGTCGATGACTTCGCCGCCGCCGTCAACGACTACTCGGTGCGTGACGCCGGCGACGCGGCCGTCGCCCTCGCCGGATTCGGCAACGAGTATATCCAACAAAACGAGCCGTGGAACCTCGTCGACGACGACCCCGAGCGAGCGGCACAGGTGCTCCGGGACTGCGTGCAGGTGGCGAAGGCCGTCGCCGTCCTCTTTGCCCCCGTCGCGCCCGACACCTGCGAGCGCCTGTGGTCGCAGGTCGGCGGCGAGGGCTCGGTCCACGACGTGACCGTCGACGCCGCCCTCGAAGCGCCCGCCGCGACGTTCGACGAACCGGACGAACTCTACGAGAAGATCCCCGCGGAGCGCGTCGAGGAACTGAACGCGAAGTTGGACGAGCGGGTCGAGGCGGCGGCGTCCGGCACGGACGAAAGCGAGGCAGACGAGGGAGACGCCGACGGTGACGTCGCGGCCGACGAGGCCACGCTCGACCTCGACCCCCTGGAAGCCGAGCGCATCGGGTTCGAGGAGTTCGAGTCCCTCGACGTGCGGGTCGGCGAGATTCTGGAGGCCGAAGGGATCGAGGGCGCGGACAAACTCGCGCGTCTCGTCGTCGATATCGGCGTCGAGGAGCGTCAGATCGTCGCCGGCATCAAGCAACTCCACGACCTTGAGGCGTTGCCGGGGACGCGCGTGATCGTGTTGGCGAATCTAGAGCGGGCCGAACTGTTCGGTGTCGAGTCGAACGGGATGGTGCTCGCGGCCGGCGAGGAGGCCGACCTCCTGACCACCGTCGACGACGCGGTGCCGGGCGAGCGGGTGCGGTGACGCGACCGTCGGTCGGGGGCAGCGACCGGCTTTTTCACTCGGACTGTCGAAGGGGACGGCATGCGACGGGCAAAGATCGTCTGTACGCTGGGACCTGCTTCCGACGACCGACCGACGATCCGCGGACTCGCGGACGCCGGGATGTCGGTGGCCCGCCTCAACGCGAGTCACGGCACCCACGAGGATCGTGCGACGGTGATCGAGCGGGTCCACGAGGTCGACGCAGCCGTCGACGATCCGCTCGCGGTGATGCTCGACCTCCAGGGGCCGGAGATCCGGACGGCCACGCTCGACGAGCCGATCAACCTGTCGACCGACACGACAGTCCGGTTCGTCGAGGGCGGGACGGCCACCCCCGAGGAGATCGGCCTCTCGTATCCCATCGGCGCCGTCGAACCGGGTGACCGCGTCCTGCTCGACGACGGCCGGATCGAGACGCGTGTGGAGGCGGTCGACGGCGACGTCGTGACCGCTCACGTCGTCTCGGGCGGCGAACTCGGGAGCCGCAAGGGGGTGAACGTCCCCGGCGTGGACCTCGATCTGGACGTGGTGACCGAGGGGGATCGTCGGGATCTCGAAATCGCCGTGGAGAAGGGAGCCGACTTCGTCGCGGCGAGTTTCGTCCGCGACGCCGAGGACGTCCTCGCCGTGACCAACACCATCGAGGATCTCGGCGGCGACATCCCGATCGTTTCGAAGATCGAACGGGCGGGAGCCGTCGACAACATCGACGAGATCATCGAGGCGTCCGCCGGCGTGATGGTCGCCAGGGGCGACCTCGGCGTGGAGTGCCCGCTCGAAGACGTTCCGATGGTGCAAAAGCGGATCATCCAGGGCGCCCAGGATGCGGGCGTGCCAGTCATCACCGCGACGGAGATGCTGGACTCGATGATCACTGCCCGGCGGCCGACCCGGGCGGAGGCTTCCGACGTGGCCAACGCGGTGCTTGACGGCACCGACGCGGTGATGCTCTCCGGAGAGACGGCCATCGGCGATCACCCCGTCCGTGTCGTCGAGACGATGGACCGCATCGTCCGCGAGGTGGAAGACAGCACGGAGTACGTCGAGACGACCGAGGATCGGGTGCCTGCGGCCGCCCGGGAGTCCCAGACGGAGGCGCTGGCACGCGCGGCGCGGTATCTCGCCCGAGACCTCGGTGCTGCGGCGATCGTCGCCGTCTCGGAGTCGGGATACACGGCGCGTGCGACCGCGAAGTTTCGACCGAGCGTTCCGGTCGTCGCGACGACACCGCGGGACCGAGTGCGCCGACAACTCGCGCTCTCGTGGGGCGTCGACGCCCAGTACGCCGCCTACCGCGAGGACATCGAGGGGATGATCGACGCCGCGGTCGGCGCCGCTATCGACGCCGGCGCCGCCGAGAGCGGCGACACCGTCGTCGTCCTCTCGGGGATGATGACCGAACTCGAGGGGACCGACTCGACGAACATGCTGAAGGTCCACATCGCGAGTGAGACGGTCGCGACGGGCCGGAACGTCGTCGCCGGGCGCGTGGCCGGCCCCGTCTACCGGTGTCCGGAGGGCGACCTCTCGGGTGCATCCGACGGAGCAATCGTCGTCCTCCCGGCCACCTTCGACGGGACGTTCTCGGGTGACACCGGCAAGATCGGCGGAATCGTCGACGCGCGGCCTGGAATGACGAGCTACGCCGCCATGGTCGCGCGAGAACGCGGTGTTCCGATGGTGAGCGGGGCGCCGTTACCCGACGACGTTGCCGAGGGGACGACGGTGACGATCCACGCCGACCGTGGCGTCGTCTACGAGGGTGACGTGACGCCGCGCGAACGGCAGCGGTGACGCCGCGCAGGTCGGTATCCCTTTCCGTGGGCACCCGCTACCGGGTGGTATGAGTGCAGTCCCGGAGGAGGATCGCGACGGCGACGAGTCCCAGTGGCGATTCGCCCTCGACGAGGTCGGCGAGGACGCCGAAGCCGCCGGCCCGGAGCCGATCGAACCGGGGGCGCCGACACTGGAGAACACGGTGTTCGTCCTGCTCGGAATCACCCTCTCGGTCCTGATCTTCTACGTCGCCCTCGGTAGTCTCTGAGGCGGATCGGCGTGACCGTTCACCGACCCCCCGACGACCACGGTGACGGCGACGGTCGGAAACGATTCACGACGGCCCTCGTGGGGTGGCCCCGACCACGGGCCGGTAGTATAAACCCCCACAGCCCGAAGAACGGGCATGATCGACCCCAC
This window encodes:
- a CDS encoding pyridoxal phosphate-dependent aminotransferase; the encoded protein is MTLGPTDRVRSVERSSIRYMFDIAEEVDDDLVRLEVGIPDFDTPTHVTDAACRAARDGHTSYTTNAGNPALRDAIADHMARDYGTRVDPDEVIVTTGGMEALHLAALCTVSAGDEVVFPTPGFPNYWVQARLADGVPAPVPMPAESGFDLNADRLVDAIGPDTALVILCSPNNPTGRTYDPETVRAVVDAAADHDAYVVADEVYLGLSYEDDPRSVAAMTGNPENVLTVNSCSKRYAMTGWRVGWLAGTTDIVDQATKIHESTTSCAPSVSQHAALAALTGPQDAAEEMYDAFRERRDYVVDRVADIDGLACPRPEGAFYAFLDPDLPGTSLEMAEHLLREYGVVLAPGDGFGEAGTGWLRLSFANSLDRLETGFDRLERAIDDAR
- a CDS encoding class I SAM-dependent methyltransferase, which produces MSLRPYFFGVYHWRERLARIAAASALVAAAIVAFRRGGRTLRAVAVGIGTGALYRGGDATRRLLSPPPWALDRPKYDALGSILRIDDADRILDVGCGTGRSLVGLAPHLPDDCEVVGCDVFDDRVILGNGPRLARYNGARAGLAVSPVAGDASRLPFGDEAFDAVTASRVLHDVPEEHRDAAFAELRRVCADDGTVGLLELPVTPDGIDDHEAYWRGRLDDAGLVVERVATVARPTREGTYVAIVATPGRT
- the metG gene encoding methionine--tRNA ligase, which codes for MSHEEFPTDRPAVVTCGLPYANGDLHIGHLRTYVGGDVYARALRKLGQETAFVSGSDMHGTPVAVNAEQEGVSPEAFALEWHETYEATFPKFGVDFDNYGHTHDATNVETTTELVRTLEENGHVYEKEIMVAYDPAEEQSLPDRYVEGTCPYCGARARGDECDEGCGRHLEPGEIEDPESTITGNPAEYREQTHKFFRVSDFQEYLGEFIDRLEGTPNARNQPREWIEGELRDWCITRDMDWGIDYPSEESDLVLYVWVDAPIEYLSSTKQYTERVGADVFDWAEAWKGSPDEHGESGGEIVHVIGRDIIQHHTVFWPAMLRGADYDEPRAVMASGFITLNGEGFSTSRNRAVWADEYLDEGFEPDLLRYYLATNGGFQQDVDFSWERFRERVNNELVGTVGNFAYRSLLFAYREFGGTPDADLSPEVRERIEDAVDDFAAAVNDYSVRDAGDAAVALAGFGNEYIQQNEPWNLVDDDPERAAQVLRDCVQVAKAVAVLFAPVAPDTCERLWSQVGGEGSVHDVTVDAALEAPAATFDEPDELYEKIPAERVEELNAKLDERVEAAASGTDESEADEGDADGDVAADEATLDLDPLEAERIGFEEFESLDVRVGEILEAEGIEGADKLARLVVDIGVEERQIVAGIKQLHDLEALPGTRVIVLANLERAELFGVESNGMVLAAGEEADLLTTVDDAVPGERVR
- the pyk gene encoding pyruvate kinase; the protein is MRRAKIVCTLGPASDDRPTIRGLADAGMSVARLNASHGTHEDRATVIERVHEVDAAVDDPLAVMLDLQGPEIRTATLDEPINLSTDTTVRFVEGGTATPEEIGLSYPIGAVEPGDRVLLDDGRIETRVEAVDGDVVTAHVVSGGELGSRKGVNVPGVDLDLDVVTEGDRRDLEIAVEKGADFVAASFVRDAEDVLAVTNTIEDLGGDIPIVSKIERAGAVDNIDEIIEASAGVMVARGDLGVECPLEDVPMVQKRIIQGAQDAGVPVITATEMLDSMITARRPTRAEASDVANAVLDGTDAVMLSGETAIGDHPVRVVETMDRIVREVEDSTEYVETTEDRVPAAARESQTEALARAARYLARDLGAAAIVAVSESGYTARATAKFRPSVPVVATTPRDRVRRQLALSWGVDAQYAAYREDIEGMIDAAVGAAIDAGAAESGDTVVVLSGMMTELEGTDSTNMLKVHIASETVATGRNVVAGRVAGPVYRCPEGDLSGASDGAIVVLPATFDGTFSGDTGKIGGIVDARPGMTSYAAMVARERGVPMVSGAPLPDDVAEGTTVTIHADRGVVYEGDVTPRERQR
- a CDS encoding DUF7312 domain-containing protein; translation: MSAVPEEDRDGDESQWRFALDEVGEDAEAAGPEPIEPGAPTLENTVFVLLGITLSVLIFYVALGSL